Genomic window (Trueperaceae bacterium):
TCTCCCCCACCGGTCACCGGCTGTTCCCCAACGCCGTCGGCTACTACCGGCTCGTGACCGCCACCACCCCGGCCGAGCAGCAGGACATCGTCGAGCAGCACAACGCCAACCTCGACGTCACCAACTCCCAACGGCAGAAGATCGGGCTCAAGCCGCTGCCGCCCATCGAGACGACGGCCGGCCTGGCCACCGAGCGGCTACCCGAGGCGGCCGCCAAGGCGGGTTACCGCATGCTCCGCCCCGCCGAGGGCGGCTACGGCGTGGGGGTCGGCTTCCTGCTGTGCGGCCTCATGGTGGGTAGCGGCGGGATGCTGGCCTGGCGCCCGCGGCTCCACGGGCGCGGCGACCTGGCCGGCGGCGCCCTCTACGCGGCCGCGCTCGTGGTCCTCGCGCCGGCGTTCGCCTCCACCGAGTTCGGGATCCGCAAGCTGGTGGAGGGCTGGCCGTTCCTCGTCAACTTCCTCGACCGTTCCTGGCCGCCGCTCCTCGCCGACCCGTCCTTCGGGCAGTTCGGCATCTACCCCCTCCAAGAGGTCGCCAGCCAGATGCTGATCACGCTCGAGATCGCGCTGGTCGGCACCTTCCTCGGGGCCCTGTTCGCCGTGCCGCTCAGCTTCCTCGCCGCACGCAACCTGACCGCCGGCAACGCCCTGATGCGCACGGTCTTCGTGTTGACGCGTGGCTTCTTCAACCTCGACCGCGGCGTCGACACGCTCATCCTCGCGCTCATCTTCGTGGCCACCGTCGGCCTCGGCCCCCTGGCGGGCGTGCTCGCGATGGCCATCCACTCCATCGCCGACCTCGGGAAGCTCTACTCCGAATCGATCGAGAACGTCGACAAGGGCGCCATCGAGGCGCTCGAGGCCGTGGGAGCGTCGGGCAGCAACGTCGTGAGGTGGGCCATCGTGCCGCAGGTGTCGCCCCTGTTCCTCGGCTGGACGCTCTACCGCTTCGAGATCAACTTCCGCGTCTCCATCGTGCTCGGCCTGGTGGGCGCCGGCGGCATCGGCTTCTTCATCCAGGACAAGATGGCGTCAGGCAAGTACGACCAGATGATCATCGCCATCATCGCCATCGTCATCGTCGTGAACGTCATCGACTTCGTGTCGTCCTGGCTGCGCGGCAAGCTCGTCTGAGGCGCGCCGGGCCCGCGCGCGCCGTTGCGCGGACGG
Coding sequences:
- the phnE gene encoding phosphonate ABC transporter, permease protein PhnE, yielding MWGALVAGVAAAVLLGLARASMRRLVVAAGVALIVAYLAFPFSTTVGFVSRDTIRPTLLALTPIYPLLAVVLVAGLAALFVPFANPRLGGLVAVGLGAASVGVMLAWRAELPALVALRPLHGLMEVFTALALLVVIALTGRGSARLRWPLLGLGIVVAGLTATLLLSPTGHRLFPNAVGYYRLVTATTPAEQQDIVEQHNANLDVTNSQRQKIGLKPLPPIETTAGLATERLPEAAAKAGYRMLRPAEGGYGVGVGFLLCGLMVGSGGMLAWRPRLHGRGDLAGGALYAAALVVLAPAFASTEFGIRKLVEGWPFLVNFLDRSWPPLLADPSFGQFGIYPLQEVASQMLITLEIALVGTFLGALFAVPLSFLAARNLTAGNALMRTVFVLTRGFFNLDRGVDTLILALIFVATVGLGPLAGVLAMAIHSIADLGKLYSESIENVDKGAIEALEAVGASGSNVVRWAIVPQVSPLFLGWTLYRFEINFRVSIVLGLVGAGGIGFFIQDKMASGKYDQMIIAIIAIVIVVNVIDFVSSWLRGKLV